In Arachis hypogaea cultivar Tifrunner chromosome 17, arahy.Tifrunner.gnm2.J5K5, whole genome shotgun sequence, a single window of DNA contains:
- the LOC112763365 gene encoding protein FAR1-RELATED SEQUENCE 5-like: MSILDFNLKHWLTGMLVFGCQQFLVEVRMKSCNVEDADVHGILNDKNGEHGCNEDFDDACDVGAVDIVFDEDASDYGNVIGLNDQQIMRKVFRSEKRAYEFYCKFGRCHGFGVRKGIMTNCMAKLSIYLDRENSVRKVRKVILEHNHELTPRVMVHMIPKFRQMSNAAKAHIDGMHGYGIPMSKILGYMAGIAGGYSLLGFMKKDAYNYIDKMSHSKIADGDSNAANVYLEGKAAADPMAMARYNLTDDGMLANMFWVDGISRVDYQYFGDVVAFDSTYKKNKYNRPLVIFSGSNNNKQTTIFGFGLVLNETITSYTWMLENLLEVMCNKPPSVVVTDGDEAMIAAVKKVFPEATHRLCAWNL; encoded by the exons ATGAGTATATTAGATTTCAATTTGAAACATTGGTTAACAGGAATGTTGGTTTTCGGGTGTCAGCAATTTTTGGTAGAAGTGcgg ATGAAATCTTGCAACGTCGAGGATGCAGATGTGCACGGCATATTAAATGATAAGAATGGAGAGCATGGGTGTAATGAGGATTTTGACGATGCATGTGATGTCGGTGCCGTAGACATTGTATTTGATGAGGATGCATCAGACTACGGTAATGTTATCGGATTGAATGACCAGCAGATAATGAGAAAGGTGTTTCGGAGTGAGAAACGTGCCTATGAATTTTATTGTAAATTTGGGAGATGCCATGGATTCGGTGTGCGCAAGGGGATTATG ACTAATTGTATGGCAAAGTTGTCGATTTACCTAGATAGGGAAAACTCAGTACGGAAGGTTCGGAAAGTTATCTTGGAGCATAATCATGAGTTGACACCGCGAGTAATGGTGCACATGATTCCAAAATTTCGTCAGATGTCAAATGCTGCAAAGGCACACATAGATGGCATGCATGGGTATGGTATACCTATGTCTAAGATTCTTGGCTACATGGCTGGGATTGCCGGAGGGTATTCTTTGTTGGGCTTTATGAAAAAAGATGCATATAACTACATCGACAAGATGAGTCATTCAAAGATTGCTGATGGTGACTCGAATGCTGCCAATGTATACCTAGAGGGAAAGGCGGCAGCCGATCCAATGGCAATGGCTAGGTATAACTTAACAGATGATGGTATGTTAGCGAATATGTTCTGGGTAGATGGAATTAGTAGAGTCGACTACCAGTACTTCGGAGACGTTGTTGCTTTCGACTCGACATACAAAAAGAATAAATACAATAGACCTTTGGTGATATTTTCTGGCTCAAACAACAACAAACAAACTACGATATTTGGTTTTGGATTGGTTCTAAATGAAACTATTACATCATACACATGGATGCTGGAGAATTTGTTGGAGGTTATGTGTAATAAACCTCCGTCCGTTGTCGTAACCGATGGGGACGAAGCAATGATTGCAGCAGTGAAAAAGGTTTTTCCTGAAGCCACCCACCGGTTGTGTGCATGGAATTTGTAG